One Vulcanisaeta thermophila DNA segment encodes these proteins:
- a CDS encoding inositol-3-phosphate synthase: protein MKGTINVAIAGVGNTASAFVQGLKYCEMEANPIGLTFERIGPYIPRDIRIVAAFDVDSRKVGKDLGEAIYTPPNNALKVVDVGKLGVIVRPGPLLDGVAEQLRDSFIPTVEGNLEDVVRELESTNAHVLINYLPTGAQKASEAYAEAALRSGVAFVNAMPAVIATSREWQDRFTRARLPLAGDDVQNQIGATVLHKTIIRLLNLRGVKIDGTYQLNVGGTPDFLNLMYRKGQKEKTKTEAVKRMAEGDEFDAFISPVAYIPFLGSRKVAHMFIEARGFGGVPVRIRVDLEVYDPWNNAGVMIDIVRVVKLALDREVGGPLISLSAWAFKNPPVHAPPDVAYQWLLDFIEGRRNN, encoded by the coding sequence ATGAAGGGCACCATAAACGTGGCAATCGCGGGCGTGGGTAATACTGCCTCCGCCTTCGTACAGGGGCTCAAGTACTGTGAAATGGAGGCAAACCCCATTGGGCTAACCTTCGAAAGAATAGGGCCATACATACCCAGGGACATCAGGATAGTGGCCGCCTTCGACGTAGACTCCAGGAAGGTGGGTAAGGACCTGGGCGAGGCAATATACACGCCGCCCAACAATGCATTGAAGGTTGTGGATGTGGGTAAGCTAGGCGTTATCGTGAGGCCTGGCCCACTACTTGATGGGGTCGCTGAGCAGTTAAGGGACAGTTTCATACCCACGGTTGAGGGGAACCTGGAGGATGTGGTGAGGGAGCTGGAGAGCACGAACGCCCACGTACTCATTAACTACCTACCCACAGGTGCCCAAAAGGCCAGTGAGGCCTATGCAGAGGCTGCCCTAAGGAGTGGCGTTGCATTCGTTAATGCGATGCCCGCGGTAATAGCCACATCCAGGGAGTGGCAGGACAGGTTCACAAGGGCAAGGCTACCCCTGGCTGGCGATGACGTACAGAACCAGATAGGGGCCACCGTGCTCCATAAAACAATAATTAGGCTATTAAACCTCAGGGGGGTCAAGATCGATGGTACGTACCAACTAAACGTGGGCGGCACACCGGACTTCCTAAACCTAATGTACAGGAAGGGGCAGAAGGAGAAAACCAAGACAGAGGCTGTTAAGAGGATGGCCGAGGGTGATGAATTCGATGCCTTCATTTCGCCAGTGGCCTACATACCATTCCTCGGGAGTAGGAAGGTGGCGCACATGTTCATAGAGGCCAGGGGGTTCGGCGGCGTCCCTGTGAGGATTAGGGTGGACCTTGAGGTTTATGACCCGTGGAACAACGCCGGCGTAATGATAGACATTGTGAGGGTCGTGAAACTAGCCCTGGACAGGGAGGTTGGTGGGCCTTTGATCAGCTTATCAGCATGGGCCTTCAAGAACCCACCAGTCCACGCACCGCCCGACGTGGCTTATCAGTGGCTCCTGGACTTCATAGAGGGGAGGCGGAATAATTAA
- the tmk gene encoding dTMP kinase — MNPVLGPSLCKWGPSTWLKPCVGQELIKILHRHSAHVARPLFIAVEGIDGVGKSTVINEVARRLRSEGIGVHVTSEPSQSPIGRLIRDWLLRPGSQVAHPSVFALLFVADRVQHYYGEVKPMLERGYLVITERYMESTLAYQGAMGLPMDWLESLHMYVPRPDLTIVLDAPIDVVMDRLRARQNLEIFEVNKDLLSRVRDLLLSRARVNGYPVINSVGDVDAVVNEVMGIIKGRLSGNNTLQTI, encoded by the coding sequence GTGAACCCCGTACTGGGTCCATCACTATGTAAATGGGGCCCCAGCACTTGGTTGAAACCATGCGTGGGTCAGGAATTAATTAAAATACTCCACAGGCACAGCGCGCATGTGGCCAGGCCCCTATTCATAGCTGTGGAGGGGATTGATGGTGTTGGGAAGAGCACGGTCATTAACGAGGTGGCGAGGAGGCTCAGGAGTGAGGGGATTGGTGTTCACGTAACCTCGGAGCCCTCGCAATCGCCCATTGGTAGGTTAATTAGGGACTGGTTACTAAGGCCTGGCTCCCAGGTGGCTCACCCATCGGTTTTTGCGCTCCTATTCGTTGCCGATAGGGTTCAGCATTACTATGGTGAGGTGAAGCCCATGCTCGAGAGGGGGTACCTGGTCATTACCGAGAGGTACATGGAGAGTACCCTGGCGTATCAAGGCGCCATGGGCCTACCCATGGATTGGTTGGAATCGCTGCATATGTACGTACCAAGACCAGACCTGACAATAGTCCTGGACGCACCCATTGATGTGGTAATGGATAGGTTAAGGGCCCGGCAGAACCTAGAGATTTTCGAGGTGAATAAGGATCTACTGAGTAGGGTTAGGGATTTACTCCTTAGTAGGGCTAGGGTTAATGGTTACCCCGTTATCAACTCCGTGGGTGATGTGGATGCCGTGGTTAACGAGGTTATGGGCATAATCAAGGGGCGGTTAAGTGGCAATAACACCTTGCAAACAATTTAA
- a CDS encoding nucleotidyltransferase family protein, giving the protein MVKALILAGGFGKRLQPLTIDRPKPLVEVGGKPILQWQIEWLRAQGIRDIVLAVGYLRTRVFEVMGDGSKFGVRLFYSVEEEPLGTGGAIKNASKFLEDDVFVVLNGDVITNLRIEPLINSLGGGVIASVALVPMRSPYGVVNVDGEGFIREFREKPLLEHLINAGVYAFTREIMNYLPDKGDIEVTAFPKLASERRIKGVVYRDVYWKSVDTVKDVEEVEGVIKNVFPG; this is encoded by the coding sequence ATGGTTAAGGCACTGATACTGGCGGGTGGTTTTGGTAAGAGGCTTCAGCCATTAACCATAGACAGGCCCAAGCCCCTAGTGGAGGTTGGTGGTAAGCCAATACTCCAATGGCAGATTGAGTGGTTGAGGGCCCAGGGCATTAGGGACATTGTACTTGCCGTTGGGTACCTGAGGACCAGGGTATTCGAGGTTATGGGTGATGGGTCCAAGTTCGGTGTTAGGCTGTTCTACAGTGTTGAGGAGGAGCCCCTGGGGACGGGCGGTGCTATTAAGAATGCCTCCAAGTTCCTGGAGGATGACGTGTTCGTGGTGCTTAATGGTGATGTGATAACAAACCTTCGGATAGAGCCATTAATAAACAGCCTGGGTGGTGGTGTCATAGCCTCCGTGGCCCTGGTCCCCATGAGGAGCCCCTACGGTGTTGTTAATGTTGATGGAGAGGGCTTCATTAGGGAGTTCAGGGAGAAGCCACTCCTTGAGCACTTAATAAACGCTGGTGTTTACGCATTCACTAGGGAAATCATGAACTACCTACCCGACAAGGGCGATATCGAGGTCACGGCATTCCCCAAACTGGCCAGTGAGAGGAGGATTAAGGGCGTTGTTTATAGGGATGTTTATTGGAAGTCTGTGGATACGGTTAAGGATGTTGAGGAGGTTGAGGGCGTCATTAAGAACGTGTTCCCTGGGTAA
- a CDS encoding 2-oxoacid:ferredoxin oxidoreductase subunit alpha — MKTLRYILGGPQGGGLETSSEVLSWAFARSGYGVISDREYFSNIKGRHSYVHATVSATEYPKSLDYPVDIVAAMDAETVFTHFQDLREGGYLIYNVDEDKTLYSSIPSMEHDLRDRLTALFKELGIDGTLASLTKYLRSRGVRVIALSYKELLSEIQRKEGIVPSQVSRYISSIIIGAVAAITGLDPNALDQSLRRRFRNEEVYRHNRALAMLVIDTVRSQFGSELKLDEPSIKSKEVLVVSGNDAVAMAKTVAGVRFQAYYPITPAADESFTLEEYETLGGAGSIVVFQTEDELSAINAAIGAALTGARASVATSGPGFDLMVEGLSWAGQNEVPVVVTYYQRGGPSTGQPTRGGQSDLLSSVFASHGEYPRIVLASGDHEEAFYDTIDAFNYAETYQVPVIHLLDKFLANTIATISMPDFSKIRITRGVLASKGLREYRRFDMSSPISPRAFLGDYVMWYSGDEHDEYGHIDEDPVNRVRMMEKRMRKLEIIEREIPEERRYAYYGPDKPSILLIGWGFVKGAAVKAVEELNEEGIRAGYFHIRTFIPFPTNSVTKFIREVGLENVVAVEHNYMAQAAKLVTMNTGLLVSKSIVKFTGRPIYVNELVNAVKNVMKGSTREVLSYGA; from the coding sequence ATGAAGACCCTGAGGTACATACTCGGTGGCCCCCAGGGAGGGGGCTTGGAGACCTCATCCGAGGTACTCTCCTGGGCATTTGCCAGGTCTGGTTACGGGGTCATTAGTGATAGGGAGTACTTCTCGAACATTAAGGGTAGGCATAGTTACGTACACGCCACAGTATCCGCCACCGAGTACCCCAAGAGCCTTGATTACCCAGTGGACATTGTTGCTGCCATGGATGCGGAGACCGTGTTTACGCACTTCCAGGACTTGAGGGAGGGTGGTTACTTAATTTACAATGTTGATGAGGATAAGACCCTCTACTCCTCAATACCCAGTATGGAGCATGACCTGAGGGATAGGTTAACCGCGTTATTTAAGGAGTTGGGGATAGATGGTACCCTGGCCTCATTGACTAAGTACCTGAGAAGTAGGGGTGTGAGGGTGATTGCGCTGAGTTATAAGGAGTTGCTGAGTGAGATACAGAGGAAGGAGGGTATTGTGCCGTCCCAAGTGTCTAGGTACATTAGCTCCATAATAATAGGGGCTGTGGCCGCCATAACGGGCCTGGACCCCAACGCCCTGGATCAAAGCCTAAGGAGGAGGTTTAGGAATGAGGAGGTTTATAGGCATAACAGGGCGTTGGCGATGCTTGTGATAGATACCGTGAGGTCTCAATTCGGTAGTGAGCTTAAGCTTGACGAGCCCAGTATTAAGTCTAAGGAGGTCCTGGTGGTCAGTGGTAACGACGCTGTGGCCATGGCGAAGACAGTGGCTGGGGTTAGGTTCCAGGCATACTACCCAATAACCCCCGCGGCTGATGAGTCATTCACCCTGGAGGAGTACGAGACACTGGGTGGTGCGGGGTCCATAGTGGTTTTCCAAACGGAGGATGAGCTCTCGGCCATAAACGCCGCCATTGGCGCGGCGCTAACGGGTGCCAGGGCGTCCGTAGCCACCAGCGGGCCTGGTTTTGACCTAATGGTTGAGGGGTTGAGCTGGGCTGGGCAGAATGAGGTCCCTGTCGTGGTTACCTACTACCAGCGTGGCGGGCCAAGCACTGGGCAACCCACTAGGGGTGGGCAGAGTGATTTGTTATCTTCGGTCTTCGCATCGCATGGTGAGTACCCGAGGATTGTCCTCGCTTCCGGTGACCATGAGGAGGCATTCTACGATACAATAGACGCCTTCAACTATGCGGAGACTTACCAGGTACCCGTTATACACCTGCTTGATAAGTTCCTCGCAAACACAATAGCCACAATATCCATGCCAGACTTCAGTAAGATCAGGATCACCAGGGGCGTCCTGGCATCAAAGGGGTTGAGGGAGTACAGGAGGTTTGATATGAGTAGCCCAATATCCCCAAGGGCCTTCCTGGGTGATTACGTGATGTGGTACTCGGGTGATGAGCATGATGAGTATGGGCACATTGATGAGGATCCCGTGAATAGGGTTAGGATGATGGAGAAGAGGATGAGGAAGCTCGAGATAATAGAGAGGGAGATACCCGAGGAGAGGAGGTACGCGTATTACGGGCCCGACAAGCCATCAATACTCCTCATAGGCTGGGGCTTCGTTAAGGGCGCCGCTGTTAAAGCCGTGGAGGAGTTGAATGAAGAGGGAATAAGGGCTGGTTACTTCCACATAAGGACCTTCATACCATTCCCCACAAACTCGGTCACGAAGTTCATAAGGGAGGTGGGGCTTGAGAACGTGGTTGCAGTGGAGCATAACTACATGGCCCAGGCGGCTAAGTTGGTAACAATGAACACTGGATTGCTGGTGAGCAAGAGTATTGTTAAGTTCACTGGGAGGCCCATTTACGTTAATGAGTTGGTGAATGCCGTTAAGAACGTGATGAAGGGATCCACAAGGGAGGTGTTGAGTTATGGCGCGTAA
- a CDS encoding 2-oxoacid:ferredoxin oxidoreductase subunit beta — protein MARKLTIQDLKTNVWVDWCPGCGNFGILSAMYQAFAELNLDPQKTVVVSGIGCSGKIAHFINVSGVHTLHGRSLAFAQGIKYANPDLTVVVNVGDGDLLGIGAAHFVALGRRNPDIVVIMHDNTVYGLTKGQASPTLRINLKPKALPKPNIQDAVNPIGLAIAAGYTFIARGYAARVQHLKELIKKAIEHRGAAFIDVLQPCVTYDDIHTYDYYNQRVYDLQEAGWDPLVRNPEELPEKAAQALAKSYEGDGKISIGIFLINPHVSTFEERLANRLPDYLKAPPAREAIEVDGRPVIDHELFKRIFSRYIIEF, from the coding sequence ATGGCGCGTAAACTAACCATACAAGACCTAAAGACCAACGTCTGGGTTGATTGGTGCCCCGGCTGTGGTAATTTCGGCATATTATCCGCTATGTACCAAGCCTTTGCCGAACTGAACCTAGACCCCCAGAAGACTGTTGTGGTCAGCGGCATTGGGTGCTCGGGGAAGATAGCCCACTTCATAAACGTATCAGGGGTGCACACGTTGCATGGTAGGTCCCTGGCCTTTGCCCAGGGAATTAAGTACGCAAACCCGGACCTCACTGTTGTGGTTAATGTGGGTGATGGGGACCTCTTGGGTATAGGGGCTGCGCACTTCGTAGCCCTGGGTAGGAGGAACCCGGACATTGTTGTTATAATGCATGATAACACGGTCTATGGACTAACCAAGGGGCAGGCAAGCCCCACGTTGAGGATTAACCTAAAGCCCAAGGCACTGCCCAAGCCCAACATACAGGATGCTGTCAACCCCATAGGCCTCGCCATAGCCGCGGGCTACACATTCATAGCAAGGGGGTACGCCGCAAGGGTGCAGCATCTAAAGGAGTTGATTAAAAAGGCCATTGAGCACAGGGGCGCCGCGTTCATAGACGTCCTACAACCATGCGTTACATACGACGACATACACACCTACGACTACTATAACCAGAGGGTTTATGACCTTCAGGAGGCTGGTTGGGACCCATTGGTGAGGAACCCCGAGGAGTTGCCGGAGAAGGCTGCCCAGGCCCTGGCCAAGTCCTACGAGGGCGATGGGAAGATATCCATTGGCATATTCCTAATAAACCCGCACGTATCCACATTCGAGGAGAGACTAGCCAATAGGCTGCCTGATTACCTAAAGGCACCACCGGCCAGGGAGGCCATTGAGGTTGATGGCAGGCCCGTTATTGACCATGAATTGTTTAAGAGGATCTTTAGCAGGTACATCATTGAGTTTTAA
- a CDS encoding helix-turn-helix transcriptional regulator: MNTTHLALLVVGAVLLAFSVYLLYGALYMVGVMGRYGCMGMMCGPMMYYPLFLPLSLLTIGIALIVMPAVLGRQVATDHGVSVNASPKPSDGVNQVLKLLPRQEREVLDYIIKNGGEVYQYMITRDLGLNKVRVWRIIKRLEEKGLVEVTKVKGRNLVRVKMDELRKNH; encoded by the coding sequence ATGAATACTACACACCTGGCACTACTCGTGGTCGGTGCCGTACTGCTTGCGTTCTCAGTGTACCTTCTCTATGGAGCTTTATACATGGTTGGTGTCATGGGTAGGTATGGTTGCATGGGTATGATGTGCGGGCCCATGATGTACTACCCACTCTTCCTACCCCTGTCACTACTCACCATAGGCATTGCATTAATAGTAATGCCTGCGGTGCTGGGTAGGCAGGTGGCCACCGACCACGGGGTCAGCGTTAATGCTAGCCCTAAACCCAGTGATGGTGTTAACCAGGTTTTGAAGCTACTGCCGAGGCAGGAGCGTGAGGTCCTTGATTACATTATTAAGAATGGTGGTGAGGTTTATCAGTACATGATAACGAGGGACCTTGGTCTGAATAAGGTGAGGGTTTGGAGGATTATTAAGAGGCTCGAGGAGAAGGGCCTTGTTGAGGTTACTAAGGTTAAGGGGAGGAACTTAGTTAGGGTTAAAATGGATGAACTCAGGAAAAATCACTAA
- a CDS encoding cyclic pyranopterin monophosphate synthase MoaC — protein sequence MSVRMIDITTKEQVYREALATGFLKVDEDTMGELMEIGASGLGNAALIAKVSAIMATKMAWKYIPLLHPVPMTYIDARVRYEKDGIRMAVLARTRAKTGVEMDALFGTFIGLLAAWNTIKGCSKTCTPEWVKNFLGKPVQSCGSSRVDGMYGIRVESKVKSEDPVNTGFAFEENVKGLPAVSMFDVTTEPTYYGEALVEGFIRLRGETVDLIRSGKVEKGDVITVAKTAAINAAKRAWELLPLTHLNYITYVNVDVNVLDNGVRVSVETRNVSNTGSAMEAVMAVGTALLTVWDMVKKYEKDERGQYPTTEITEIKVLKALKTPTLED from the coding sequence ATGAGCGTTAGGATGATTGATATAACCACTAAGGAGCAGGTCTACAGGGAGGCCCTGGCCACGGGCTTCCTAAAGGTTGATGAGGACACCATGGGCGAGTTAATGGAAATAGGCGCCAGCGGACTTGGCAACGCAGCCCTAATAGCCAAGGTCTCCGCGATAATGGCCACTAAAATGGCTTGGAAGTACATACCCCTACTACACCCTGTACCCATGACCTACATAGACGCCAGGGTTAGGTATGAGAAGGATGGCATTAGGATGGCCGTGCTAGCCAGGACAAGGGCTAAGACGGGTGTGGAGATGGACGCGCTCTTCGGAACATTCATAGGGCTCCTGGCCGCGTGGAATACAATAAAGGGTTGCAGCAAAACCTGCACCCCAGAGTGGGTTAAGAACTTCCTGGGGAAGCCCGTTCAGTCCTGCGGATCAAGCAGGGTAGATGGTATGTACGGGATAAGGGTTGAGAGTAAGGTTAAGTCCGAAGACCCAGTGAACACGGGCTTTGCATTCGAGGAGAATGTGAAGGGATTACCCGCGGTTTCCATGTTCGACGTAACCACGGAACCCACTTACTACGGGGAGGCCCTTGTGGAGGGTTTCATAAGGCTTAGGGGTGAGACCGTGGATTTAATAAGGAGTGGTAAGGTGGAGAAGGGTGACGTGATCACGGTGGCCAAGACCGCGGCCATAAACGCGGCCAAGAGGGCTTGGGAGCTACTACCGCTCACGCATCTTAATTACATAACGTATGTTAATGTCGATGTTAACGTGCTTGATAATGGGGTTAGGGTTTCCGTGGAGACCAGGAACGTCTCTAATACGGGCTCGGCCATGGAGGCCGTCATGGCGGTGGGGACTGCATTACTCACTGTTTGGGATATGGTGAAGAAGTACGAGAAGGATGAGAGGGGTCAGTACCCAACCACGGAGATAACGGAGATAAAGGTCCTAAAGGCCCTGAAAACCCCAACCCTAGAGGACTGA
- a CDS encoding plastocyanin/azurin family copper-binding protein: MMRRTWLIIGIVIAVVAASLVALAITSYYYYYYYGYYRGPGYYAPGPWGFMSWMWSWMWGYRGGYYGPGTTVSPTTAPTGYGYYYYGYSTFTIPISEAMNLSMNIPSYAHVIRGNDTIVFTSNDITLVVLAMMGDDAVKMTGMSPPPYAHGDVFVIYGLINPTLVIPPGSVVHVIFINLDDDMYHNFVITTVPPPYPYNVMPYVGMYGGYMGPGMMSMMSWLPPANYNAGYAYGYEYTVVLNGPGTYWYLCTYPGHAEEGMYGEVIVGS, from the coding sequence GTGATGAGGAGGACCTGGTTAATAATCGGGATAGTAATAGCGGTGGTCGCAGCCTCGCTAGTTGCGCTTGCAATTACTTCCTATTATTATTACTACTATTATGGTTATTACCGCGGACCTGGCTACTACGCACCGGGTCCTTGGGGTTTCATGAGTTGGATGTGGAGCTGGATGTGGGGTTATAGAGGTGGTTATTACGGTCCTGGCACCACGGTTTCCCCAACCACTGCGCCCACTGGCTATGGCTATTATTACTATGGTTACTCCACATTCACAATACCGATTAGTGAGGCTATGAACCTGTCCATGAACATACCCAGTTACGCGCATGTGATTAGGGGTAATGATACCATCGTGTTCACGAGCAATGACATAACCCTGGTGGTGCTTGCAATGATGGGTGACGATGCGGTTAAGATGACGGGCATGTCACCACCGCCTTACGCCCATGGTGATGTCTTCGTGATTTACGGGCTAATAAACCCAACACTCGTGATACCACCTGGCTCTGTGGTTCATGTGATATTCATAAACCTGGATGATGACATGTACCACAACTTCGTAATAACCACGGTACCACCACCATACCCATACAATGTAATGCCCTACGTGGGGATGTATGGAGGGTACATGGGGCCTGGCATGATGTCAATGATGAGTTGGTTACCACCAGCCAATTACAACGCTGGTTACGCATATGGTTATGAGTACACCGTGGTACTTAACGGGCCGGGCACGTACTGGTACCTCTGCACCTACCCTGGACATGCTGAGGAGGGTATGTACGGCGAGGTGATTGTGGGATCGTGA
- a CDS encoding protoglobin domain-containing protein: MDLGDVVDKVFREMPPESRFTDADAEVIKKYSRELLSIGDKIVKVFYDTLFAHEPTASVFKPGERPAREKTLADWWIRTINGPFDRSYWEWQAYVGVIHFRRDVTNSMMIAMWAVILNLVQYELSKVLSKEELAMLMSSLHKLAATCVSLTVEGYVESYTTAIKEAIGADDDLMRNVIALMKDKVLGSVSRPVTL, from the coding sequence ATGGATCTAGGGGATGTGGTGGATAAGGTATTTAGGGAGATGCCCCCAGAATCCAGGTTCACGGATGCAGATGCCGAGGTTATTAAGAAGTACTCGAGGGAGTTACTGAGCATAGGCGATAAAATAGTGAAGGTATTTTACGACACACTCTTTGCCCACGAACCCACAGCCTCAGTATTCAAGCCCGGTGAAAGGCCCGCGAGGGAGAAGACCCTGGCCGATTGGTGGATTAGGACGATTAATGGACCCTTTGATAGGAGTTATTGGGAGTGGCAGGCTTACGTTGGTGTCATACACTTTAGGAGGGATGTGACTAACTCGATGATGATTGCCATGTGGGCCGTGATACTCAACCTAGTGCAGTATGAACTAAGCAAGGTACTGTCCAAGGAGGAACTTGCAATGCTCATGTCATCACTGCACAAACTGGCCGCAACATGTGTCTCCTTAACCGTAGAGGGCTACGTAGAAAGCTACACAACGGCTATTAAGGAGGCAATTGGCGCGGATGATGATCTAATGAGGAATGTGATTGCCCTGATGAAGGACAAGGTACTTGGGAGTGTTAGTAGGCCCGTGACGTTGTGA
- a CDS encoding 3,4-dihydroxy-2-butanone-4-phosphate synthase: MIHEAINLLRQGRIIFIHDSEDRENEVDAVIRADAVNTATITWLRKYAGGLICFVTDEAIGRQLGLGFMSELLRNAGFNGLVKRPGYGDDPAFSIYVNHVNTKTGIRDNDKALTISRLADVVKVAVGGEVSRARDLFYREFYAPGHVPILLGRVGRRFGHTELSLILAKMANIPPALVITEVLSDDGSAASVDYVREVASRMGSVVVAGHDIINHARELSII; this comes from the coding sequence ATGATTCACGAAGCCATCAACCTACTTAGGCAGGGCAGGATAATATTCATACACGACTCCGAGGATAGGGAGAATGAGGTTGATGCCGTGATAAGGGCCGATGCCGTGAACACAGCCACAATAACCTGGCTCAGGAAGTACGCAGGCGGTTTGATATGCTTTGTCACGGACGAGGCCATAGGCAGACAACTGGGCCTGGGCTTCATGAGCGAGCTTCTCCGTAATGCGGGCTTTAATGGGTTGGTGAAGAGGCCCGGTTATGGTGATGACCCTGCCTTCTCGATATACGTGAATCACGTGAATACAAAGACGGGGATTAGGGATAATGATAAGGCCTTGACCATAAGTAGGCTCGCGGATGTGGTTAAGGTGGCGGTGGGTGGTGAGGTCTCTAGGGCACGGGATTTATTCTATAGGGAGTTCTACGCACCTGGTCATGTGCCGATATTGCTGGGTAGGGTTGGCCGTAGGTTTGGGCATACGGAATTATCACTGATACTAGCCAAAATGGCCAATATACCACCCGCCCTAGTAATAACAGAGGTGCTCAGTGATGATGGCTCAGCAGCAAGTGTTGATTATGTAAGGGAGGTGGCCTCTAGGATGGGGTCCGTGGTCGTTGCGGGTCACGACATAATTAATCACGCTAGGGAACTATCAATAATCTAA
- a CDS encoding ATPase domain-containing protein — protein sequence MALYYDIVPTGIPGLDEALGGGFIRGRTYLISGETGTGKTLLSLSFLMNGIYKFGEPGIYVSVDETYDQLVNGVRRFGWDLEALRGQGYLEILIPEMDIIEKIREKDPITVAKSLVYTIADYAKSLGAQRLVIDPIAPLVTLEKDVQVLREYIRALVMGIEREVGVTTIITTEIPTGARMISRYGVEEFLAAGVFVMGLAQSPDGDFKRYLFIRKMRWQAVQPTILEVEIQPRVGVVVKGPLRNVHIPFYSLMI from the coding sequence GTGGCCCTTTACTACGACATAGTACCCACTGGAATACCGGGGCTTGATGAGGCGCTTGGGGGTGGATTCATTAGGGGCAGGACATACCTCATTAGCGGTGAGACTGGTACTGGTAAAACCCTACTCTCACTATCCTTCCTAATGAATGGCATTTACAAATTTGGCGAGCCAGGCATTTACGTGTCCGTTGATGAGACCTACGACCAGTTAGTAAATGGTGTTAGGAGGTTTGGTTGGGATCTCGAGGCCCTCAGGGGGCAGGGCTACCTGGAGATCTTAATACCCGAGATGGACATTATTGAGAAGATTCGTGAGAAGGACCCAATAACCGTGGCCAAGTCCCTGGTCTACACCATAGCCGACTACGCCAAGTCCCTGGGAGCCCAAAGGCTGGTTATTGACCCCATAGCCCCATTGGTAACCCTGGAGAAGGATGTGCAAGTCCTCAGGGAGTACATTAGGGCCTTAGTCATGGGGATTGAGCGTGAGGTTGGTGTGACCACTATAATAACCACGGAGATACCCACGGGGGCCAGGATGATTTCTAGGTATGGTGTTGAGGAATTCCTAGCCGCTGGGGTGTTCGTAATGGGGCTTGCACAATCACCCGATGGGGACTTCAAGCGCTACTTATTCATTAGGAAGATGAGGTGGCAGGCGGTGCAGCCCACAATACTGGAGGTTGAGATCCAGCCAAGGGTTGGTGTTGTGGTTAAGGGTCCCCTGAGGAATGTCCACATCCCATTCTACTCACTAATGATATGA